Proteins from one Listeria innocua genomic window:
- the recA gene encoding recombinase RecA: MNDRQAALDQALKQIEKQFGKGSIMKLGEHSDQNISTISSGSLALDIALGVGGYPRGRIIEVYGPESSGKTTVALHAIAEVQAQGGTAAFIDAEHALDPAYAKNLGVNIDELLLSQPDTGEQALEIAEALVRSGAVDMLVIDSVAALVPRAEIEGEMGDAHVGLQARLMSQALRKLSGVINKSKTIAIFINQIREKVGVMFGNPEITPGGRALKFYSTVRLEVRRAEQLKQGTDVMGNKTKIKVVKNKVAPPFRIAEVDIMYGEGISREGELVDMAAEVDVINKSGSWYSYKEERIGQGRENAKQYLKEHTDIRDEISKRVREEYEIDGTNKEPLDENEETLSLLDDE; the protein is encoded by the coding sequence GTGAATGATCGTCAAGCGGCATTAGACCAAGCATTAAAACAAATTGAAAAACAATTCGGTAAAGGTTCCATTATGAAATTAGGGGAACATTCAGACCAAAATATATCTACTATTTCTAGTGGCTCATTAGCATTAGATATTGCTTTAGGAGTTGGCGGATATCCGCGGGGACGTATTATTGAAGTATACGGACCTGAGAGTTCTGGTAAAACAACTGTTGCACTACATGCGATTGCAGAAGTCCAAGCACAAGGTGGAACAGCAGCATTTATCGACGCCGAACATGCTCTAGATCCAGCTTATGCAAAAAATCTAGGTGTAAACATTGATGAGCTATTACTATCGCAACCGGATACAGGGGAACAAGCTTTAGAAATCGCTGAAGCACTAGTTAGAAGTGGCGCTGTTGATATGTTAGTTATTGACTCTGTTGCAGCTCTTGTACCACGCGCTGAAATTGAAGGCGAGATGGGAGATGCCCACGTTGGTTTGCAAGCACGTTTAATGTCCCAAGCTTTAAGAAAACTTTCAGGTGTTATTAATAAATCAAAAACGATTGCTATCTTCATCAACCAAATTCGTGAAAAAGTTGGTGTTATGTTCGGGAATCCTGAAATCACTCCTGGTGGCCGTGCGCTTAAATTCTATTCTACTGTCCGTTTAGAAGTAAGACGTGCTGAGCAGTTGAAGCAAGGTACTGATGTAATGGGTAACAAAACAAAAATAAAAGTTGTAAAAAATAAAGTAGCTCCACCATTCCGTATCGCTGAAGTGGATATTATGTACGGAGAAGGTATTTCACGTGAAGGTGAACTTGTTGATATGGCTGCTGAAGTTGATGTAATTAACAAGAGTGGTTCTTGGTATTCTTATAAAGAAGAACGTATCGGACAAGGTCGTGAAAATGCAAAACAATATCTAAAAGAACACACAGACATTCGAGACGAAATCTCTAAACGCGTTCGCGAAGAATACGAAATTGATGGCACTAACAAAGAACCTTTAGACGAAAATGAAGAAACATTAAGTTTGCTTGATGATGAATAA
- the rny gene encoding ribonuclease Y, giving the protein MTIAITIISSLLFLIVGLVVGSLIFKSSTEKKLAAARGTAELIVEDAKKEAETTKKEALLEAKEENHRLRTEIENELRGRRTETQKAENRLLQREENLDRKDTSLSKREATLERKEESISKRQQQIEEKESKLAEMIQAEQTELERISALSKEEAKSIILNQVEEELTHDTAIMVKESENRAKEESDKKAKNILSLAIQRCAADHVAETTVSVVTLPNDEMKGRIIGREGRNIRTLETLTGIDLIIDDTPEAVILSGFDPIRREIARIALEKLVQDGRIHPARIEEMVDKARKEVDEHIREVGEQATFEVGIHSIHPDLIKILGRLRYRTSYGQNVLNHSLEVSKLAGILAGELGEDVTLAKRAGLLHDIGKAIDHEIEGSHVEIGVELATKYKENDVVINSIASHHGDTEATSVIAVLVAAADALSAARPGARSETLENYIRRLEKLEEISESYDGVEKSYAIQAGREVRIIVEPDTIDDLSSYRLARDIRKRIEEELDYPGHIKVTVIRETRAVEYAK; this is encoded by the coding sequence ATGACAATCGCAATCACGATCATCTCCAGTTTGCTTTTCTTAATCGTCGGTCTAGTTGTTGGTTCTCTAATTTTTAAATCTAGTACAGAGAAAAAACTGGCTGCTGCAAGGGGGACTGCTGAATTAATTGTAGAAGATGCAAAGAAAGAAGCAGAAACTACAAAAAAAGAAGCATTGCTTGAAGCGAAGGAAGAGAATCATAGGTTACGTACTGAAATCGAAAATGAACTTCGTGGGCGAAGAACAGAGACACAGAAAGCAGAAAATCGCTTATTGCAAAGGGAGGAAAACCTCGACCGTAAAGATACTTCTTTAAGTAAACGAGAAGCTACACTTGAAAGAAAAGAGGAGAGTATCAGTAAACGTCAACAACAAATTGAAGAGAAAGAAAGCAAACTAGCTGAGATGATTCAAGCGGAGCAGACAGAACTCGAAAGAATTTCTGCGCTCAGCAAAGAGGAAGCGAAATCTATCATCCTTAACCAGGTAGAAGAGGAATTAACACATGATACAGCAATCATGGTCAAAGAATCAGAAAACCGGGCCAAGGAAGAGTCGGATAAAAAAGCAAAGAATATTCTCTCACTAGCTATCCAGCGTTGTGCAGCTGATCATGTGGCAGAAACAACGGTATCTGTTGTTACCTTACCAAATGATGAGATGAAAGGACGGATTATCGGCCGTGAAGGACGTAATATCCGTACGCTAGAAACGCTAACAGGGATTGATTTGATAATTGATGATACCCCGGAAGCAGTTATACTTTCCGGATTTGATCCAATTCGACGTGAAATCGCTAGAATCGCCTTAGAAAAACTTGTTCAAGATGGAAGAATCCATCCAGCTCGAATTGAAGAAATGGTGGACAAAGCCCGTAAAGAGGTGGACGAACACATTCGTGAAGTCGGGGAACAAGCTACATTTGAAGTTGGAATTCATTCCATCCATCCTGATTTGATAAAAATTCTTGGCCGCTTGCGTTACCGTACTAGTTATGGACAAAACGTTCTTAACCACTCACTCGAAGTTTCGAAACTTGCTGGAATTCTAGCAGGAGAGCTTGGCGAAGACGTTACGCTTGCTAAACGGGCCGGACTACTTCATGATATTGGGAAAGCAATTGACCATGAAATTGAAGGAAGTCACGTTGAAATCGGCGTAGAACTTGCTACTAAATACAAAGAAAATGATGTGGTAATCAATAGTATTGCTTCCCATCATGGTGATACAGAAGCTACTTCTGTTATCGCGGTATTGGTTGCAGCAGCGGATGCACTTTCAGCTGCAAGACCAGGAGCTCGTAGTGAAACGCTTGAAAATTACATTCGTCGTTTAGAAAAATTAGAAGAAATTTCTGAGTCTTACGATGGTGTAGAAAAATCTTATGCTATCCAAGCGGGACGTGAAGTACGTATCATCGTTGAACCAGATACAATTGATGATCTATCTTCCTACCGACTTGCTCGTGACATAAGAAAACGAATTGAAGAGGAATTAGATTATCCTGGTCATATCAAAGTGACTGTAATTCGTGAAACAAGAGCAGTTGAATACGCTAAATAA
- a CDS encoding GNAT family N-acetyltransferase, with the protein MGEWKILPMLKEHYSGVARVHQEGIDTGNATFQEKTLSFEAWDEKYLKTCRLVVLTEGQVIGWAALLPFSSMHAYRGVAELSIYIAKSARGKGIGKALMQAIIQTSEQNGFWTLQSLIFPENEASIILHHTYGFQTLCIHEKLGEMNGVFRDVALLERRSNRNGE; encoded by the coding sequence TTGGGTGAGTGGAAAATTTTGCCGATGCTAAAAGAACATTATTCTGGTGTAGCTAGAGTGCATCAAGAAGGTATAGATACCGGAAACGCTACTTTTCAAGAAAAGACGCTATCTTTTGAAGCTTGGGATGAGAAGTACTTAAAAACTTGCCGCTTAGTGGTTTTAACGGAGGGTCAAGTGATTGGTTGGGCAGCGTTATTGCCATTTTCAAGTATGCATGCTTATCGCGGAGTAGCTGAATTAAGTATTTATATAGCAAAAAGCGCTCGAGGAAAAGGCATCGGAAAAGCTCTTATGCAAGCAATTATTCAAACAAGTGAGCAAAACGGCTTCTGGACTTTGCAATCTTTAATTTTTCCGGAAAATGAAGCGAGTATTATACTTCATCATACATACGGCTTCCAAACTTTATGCATCCACGAAAAACTCGGTGAAATGAATGGCGTTTTTCGAGATGTCGCATTATTAGAACGTAGAAGTAATAGAAACGGAGAATAA
- a CDS encoding TIGR00282 family metallophosphoesterase has protein sequence MKLLFIGDVVGSIGRDAITEYLPQLKKKYKPTVTIINGENAASGRGITEKIYKDFLELGANAVTLGNHTWDNRDIFEFIDDAKYLVRPANFPDDTTPGTGMVFVKSNQHEIAVINMQGRTFLADLDDPFRKMDALIEEAKKRTNIIFVDFHAETTSEKEAMGWYLDGRVTAVVGTHTHVQTSDNRILPEGTAYLTDTGMTGPYDAILGMEKEAVIRRFKTALPTRFEVPKTGRAVLSGCLITLDETTGKAQKIDRILINEDHPFSFD, from the coding sequence ATGAAATTATTATTTATTGGTGACGTTGTTGGCTCAATCGGTCGCGACGCCATTACAGAATATTTACCACAATTAAAGAAAAAATATAAACCTACTGTCACAATTATAAATGGAGAAAATGCTGCAAGTGGCAGAGGAATCACGGAGAAGATTTATAAGGATTTTCTGGAGCTTGGTGCAAATGCCGTAACTCTAGGTAATCACACATGGGATAATCGCGATATTTTTGAATTTATTGATGACGCTAAATATCTCGTTCGCCCAGCAAACTTCCCAGATGATACAACACCCGGAACAGGCATGGTTTTTGTAAAAAGTAATCAACATGAAATTGCCGTTATCAACATGCAAGGCCGAACTTTCTTAGCAGATTTAGACGATCCATTCCGCAAAATGGATGCATTAATAGAAGAAGCAAAGAAACGAACAAATATAATTTTTGTCGATTTTCATGCTGAAACAACTAGCGAAAAAGAAGCAATGGGTTGGTATTTAGACGGGCGAGTTACTGCGGTAGTTGGTACTCACACACATGTACAAACTTCTGATAACCGTATTCTTCCAGAAGGTACTGCGTATTTGACTGATACAGGTATGACAGGACCATATGACGCTATCCTTGGAATGGAAAAAGAAGCTGTTATTCGTCGTTTTAAAACAGCCTTGCCAACAAGATTTGAAGTCCCTAAAACAGGTCGAGCAGTTTTATCTGGTTGCCTAATCACCTTAGACGAAACAACCGGGAAAGCTCAAAAAATTGACCGAATTCTCATCAATGAAGACCACCCATTTTCCTTTGATTAA
- a CDS encoding RicAFT regulatory complex protein RicA family protein, translating to MTVSKEEIMKKATELRDALQQTEEVSFYRLAEERINANSKVAAKVSKIKLLQKEAVNLEHYQKLEAMKQTESQIDNVRADIDSLPIVTEFRRAQEDANDLLQSITTEITTKVTTELEKEN from the coding sequence GTGACAGTTTCAAAAGAAGAAATCATGAAAAAAGCAACGGAACTTCGGGATGCTTTACAACAAACAGAAGAAGTATCATTCTACCGCTTAGCTGAGGAGAGAATAAACGCTAATTCAAAAGTAGCCGCGAAAGTTTCTAAAATAAAGTTACTGCAAAAAGAAGCAGTGAACTTAGAACATTATCAAAAATTAGAAGCAATGAAACAAACCGAAAGTCAAATTGATAATGTGCGTGCGGATATTGATTCGCTTCCAATTGTGACAGAATTCAGACGCGCTCAAGAAGACGCTAACGATCTTTTACAATCCATTACAACGGAGATTACTACAAAAGTAACAACTGAGCTTGAAAAAGAAAATTAA
- the mutS gene encoding DNA mismatch repair protein MutS, which translates to MTEYTPMIKQYLEIKDKYQDAFLFFRLGDFYEMFFEDALNASQILEITLTGREGGTKEKIPMCGVPYHSASGYIDTLIEKGYKVAICEQVEDPKTTKGMVKREVVQLISPGTVMDERGLKAKENNYIASLYCYEGKEYGFAYSDLSTGELKSTVIEASEDRLINELTTLSTRELIVSESEKEVLSDVMKEQLGLTFSVHEEDTIPAENEKLVTRHMSLSEKRAIGKLLHYLKETQKRDLGHLQQAIHYETSNYMKMDYYSKRNLELAESIRGKGRQGTLLWLLDNTQTAMGGRMLKQWIDRPLIDRKQIIERQDDVSELMAHFFERLELVENLKNVYDLERLAGRVAYGNVNARDLIQLRNSLYQIPRIRATLLSMNSKSLTALANQLDPCEELTEKLEEAIVDSAPISIREGGIIKDGYNSQLDTYRDASRNGKTWIAELERKERELTGIKTMKVGFNRVFGYYIEVTRANTHLLPEGRYERKQTLANAERYITPELKEKEKLILDAEEKSMELEYQLFTEVREMVKDYIERLQKLAKSVSEIDCLQSFADISEKNHFIRPTLSEDGSLHVKQGRHPVVEKVMGAQSYVANDCDLDQNREILLITGPNMSGKSTYMRQVALTAICAQVGCFVPAEEATLPIFDQIFTRIGAADDLIAGQSTFMVEMLEARNAIVHATKDSLILFDEIGRGTATYDGMALAQAIIEYIHENVHAKTLFSTHYHELTDLEKELRGLQNIHVSAVEENGKVVFLHKIKEGPADKSYGIHVAELAELPKSLIERASRILEQLESNDKKIIITQDKQPEEIHEEVQLSMFPVEPEEKASSKETKLLKEIAAMNIMQMTPMDAMNKLYELQSKIH; encoded by the coding sequence ATGACAGAATATACACCAATGATTAAGCAATACTTAGAAATCAAAGACAAATATCAAGATGCTTTCTTATTTTTCCGTTTAGGAGATTTTTATGAAATGTTTTTTGAGGATGCACTCAATGCTTCTCAAATTTTAGAAATTACATTGACTGGTCGCGAAGGTGGAACAAAGGAGAAAATCCCTATGTGCGGAGTTCCTTATCATTCAGCGAGCGGTTACATTGATACGTTAATTGAAAAGGGATATAAAGTAGCTATTTGTGAGCAAGTAGAAGATCCTAAAACAACGAAAGGCATGGTAAAACGAGAAGTAGTGCAGTTAATTTCACCTGGAACCGTCATGGATGAACGAGGATTAAAGGCGAAAGAAAATAACTATATTGCCTCACTTTACTGTTACGAAGGAAAGGAATACGGTTTTGCTTACTCTGATTTATCTACTGGTGAATTAAAATCAACGGTTATTGAAGCTAGCGAAGACCGCTTAATTAATGAGTTAACAACCCTTTCAACTAGAGAATTAATCGTTTCCGAATCAGAAAAAGAAGTTCTTTCTGACGTGATGAAAGAACAACTTGGTTTAACTTTTTCGGTTCATGAAGAAGATACTATCCCAGCGGAAAACGAAAAATTAGTTACGCGCCATATGTCGCTCTCAGAAAAACGAGCTATAGGTAAATTACTCCACTATTTAAAAGAAACCCAAAAGCGGGACTTAGGTCACCTGCAACAAGCAATACACTATGAAACTAGTAACTACATGAAAATGGATTACTATTCGAAACGTAATTTAGAATTAGCAGAATCCATTCGAGGTAAAGGGCGCCAAGGAACGCTACTGTGGCTATTAGATAATACACAAACGGCTATGGGCGGAAGAATGCTAAAACAATGGATTGATCGCCCGTTAATTGATCGTAAGCAAATTATTGAACGTCAAGATGATGTCAGTGAACTAATGGCTCACTTTTTTGAGCGTCTGGAATTAGTAGAAAACCTAAAAAACGTTTATGACTTAGAACGTCTTGCTGGTCGAGTTGCTTATGGAAATGTAAATGCGCGTGATTTAATTCAACTGCGCAACTCGTTATACCAAATACCTCGTATCCGAGCGACGTTATTATCAATGAATAGTAAGAGTTTAACAGCACTTGCTAATCAATTAGATCCATGTGAAGAACTAACGGAAAAACTAGAAGAAGCAATTGTTGACTCCGCACCGATTTCCATTCGCGAAGGTGGAATAATTAAAGATGGTTACAATAGTCAACTTGATACGTATCGTGATGCAAGTCGGAACGGAAAAACATGGATTGCAGAATTAGAGCGAAAAGAGCGCGAACTAACTGGAATTAAAACGATGAAGGTAGGCTTTAACCGCGTATTTGGCTACTATATTGAAGTTACCCGGGCGAACACGCATCTGCTCCCAGAAGGCCGCTATGAACGCAAGCAAACACTAGCTAATGCAGAACGTTATATTACTCCAGAACTAAAAGAAAAAGAAAAACTCATTTTAGATGCAGAAGAAAAAAGTATGGAATTAGAATATCAACTATTTACAGAAGTACGCGAAATGGTAAAAGACTACATAGAACGCCTCCAAAAATTAGCGAAGTCTGTAAGTGAAATCGATTGTTTACAAAGTTTTGCAGATATTAGTGAGAAAAATCATTTCATTCGCCCTACCTTAAGTGAAGACGGGTCACTGCACGTTAAACAAGGTCGCCATCCTGTTGTAGAAAAAGTAATGGGTGCGCAAAGTTATGTCGCTAATGATTGCGATTTAGATCAAAATAGAGAAATTTTGCTTATAACGGGCCCCAATATGTCAGGTAAAAGTACGTATATGCGTCAAGTTGCTCTAACAGCGATATGTGCTCAAGTAGGATGTTTTGTTCCCGCCGAAGAAGCAACTCTACCAATTTTCGACCAAATTTTTACTAGAATTGGGGCAGCAGACGATTTAATAGCTGGCCAAAGTACCTTTATGGTAGAAATGCTAGAAGCTAGAAATGCTATTGTCCATGCTACAAAAGATAGTTTGATTTTATTTGATGAAATCGGTCGTGGAACTGCTACTTATGATGGTATGGCGCTTGCTCAGGCAATTATCGAGTATATTCACGAAAACGTTCATGCTAAAACACTATTCTCCACCCATTACCATGAATTAACAGATCTTGAGAAAGAATTACGTGGATTACAAAACATCCATGTGAGTGCTGTTGAAGAGAATGGGAAAGTGGTATTTCTTCATAAAATTAAAGAAGGACCAGCAGACAAAAGTTATGGTATTCATGTTGCTGAATTAGCAGAACTACCTAAATCCTTGATTGAACGAGCAAGCCGCATTTTAGAGCAGTTAGAAAGTAATGATAAAAAAATAATTATTACCCAAGATAAACAACCAGAAGAAATTCACGAAGAAGTACAACTATCAATGTTCCCGGTAGAACCAGAGGAAAAAGCATCTTCTAAAGAAACAAAACTATTAAAAGAAATTGCCGCCATGAATATTATGCAGATGACGCCAATGGATGCGATGAACAAATTATACGAACTCCAAAGTAAAATTCATTAA
- the mutL gene encoding DNA mismatch repair endonuclease MutL yields MAKHIVELTDALSNKIAAGEVVERPASVVKELVENAIDAGSTVIDILVEEAGLNKITIIDNGSGIEEEDVAIAFLRHATSKIKNEADLFRVHTLGFRGEALPSIASVSHLTLETSTGETKGTTISLEGGKIIEQKSGHARKGTQIEVSQLFFNTPARLKYLKSLPTELGNITDILNRLALAHPDISFRFSHNGKPLLQTNGNGDLRQVISAIYGVSIARKSIPVKAESLDFKISGYAVLPEVNRSNRNYISTIINGRFIKNFALVKAIQEGYHTLLPIGRFPIIVLQIEMDPIIVDVNVHPAKLEVRLSKEKELGQLISQMIKDAFHQLQLIPDGEVSKKQKEQQKSEQIQMSFEENRQPKEPPTLFSKPNIPEYVPSDEIVPKEDDFILETMPTYNPETQPEQVEEQKERIPKMYPIGQMHATYIFAQNENGLYIIDQHAAQERIKYEFYREKIGEVSRELQELLVPIVLEFPSDEYVRLEEQKAKLEEVGVFLENFGQNSFIIRAHPTWFPKDQEEEMLREIIDEALSAPSISIHKLREDTAIMMSCKKSIKANHYLTMQDMEALLDTLREASDPFTCPHGRPVIIQYSTYELEKMFKRVM; encoded by the coding sequence ATGGCTAAACATATAGTGGAATTAACCGATGCTTTATCCAATAAAATAGCTGCCGGAGAAGTAGTAGAACGACCTGCTTCTGTCGTTAAAGAATTAGTCGAAAATGCGATTGATGCAGGGAGCACAGTAATTGATATTTTGGTGGAAGAAGCGGGATTAAATAAGATTACAATTATTGATAACGGTAGTGGTATTGAGGAAGAAGACGTTGCAATAGCCTTTTTGCGCCATGCTACGAGTAAAATTAAAAACGAAGCTGATCTATTTCGTGTTCATACTTTAGGGTTTCGCGGAGAAGCACTTCCTAGTATTGCGTCTGTATCTCATTTAACATTAGAAACTTCTACAGGTGAAACAAAAGGAACTACTATCTCTCTTGAAGGCGGAAAAATCATTGAACAAAAAAGTGGTCACGCCCGAAAAGGAACGCAAATCGAAGTATCGCAATTGTTCTTTAATACTCCAGCAAGATTAAAATATTTAAAAAGCTTACCAACTGAACTTGGAAATATTACCGATATTTTAAATCGTCTTGCTTTAGCTCATCCAGATATTAGTTTCCGGTTTTCGCACAATGGGAAACCTTTGCTTCAAACAAATGGAAATGGCGATTTACGTCAAGTGATCTCAGCTATTTATGGCGTGTCTATCGCTAGAAAATCGATTCCAGTTAAGGCAGAGTCGCTTGATTTTAAAATTTCAGGTTATGCCGTATTGCCAGAAGTAAATCGTTCCAACCGTAATTACATTTCAACGATTATTAATGGCCGTTTTATCAAAAACTTCGCACTAGTAAAAGCGATACAAGAAGGGTACCATACACTTTTACCAATTGGTCGTTTTCCAATAATCGTGCTACAAATCGAAATGGACCCAATTATTGTAGATGTCAACGTTCATCCAGCAAAACTTGAAGTACGTTTAAGTAAAGAAAAAGAACTTGGCCAGCTCATTAGTCAGATGATTAAAGACGCATTTCATCAGTTGCAATTAATTCCAGATGGAGAAGTTTCAAAAAAACAAAAAGAACAACAAAAATCCGAACAAATTCAGATGTCATTTGAAGAAAACAGACAGCCAAAAGAACCGCCGACGCTTTTCTCAAAACCAAATATTCCTGAATACGTACCATCTGATGAAATAGTACCAAAAGAAGACGACTTTATTTTAGAAACGATGCCTACTTATAATCCGGAAACGCAGCCTGAACAAGTAGAAGAGCAAAAAGAACGTATTCCGAAAATGTATCCAATCGGACAAATGCATGCGACGTATATTTTCGCTCAAAATGAAAATGGTCTATATATTATTGATCAGCATGCCGCGCAAGAACGAATTAAATATGAATTCTATCGTGAAAAAATTGGAGAAGTAAGTCGAGAATTGCAAGAATTACTCGTGCCTATCGTGTTAGAATTCCCATCAGATGAATATGTCCGACTAGAAGAACAAAAAGCGAAACTAGAAGAAGTTGGTGTTTTTCTTGAAAACTTCGGACAAAACAGCTTTATTATTCGCGCACATCCAACCTGGTTCCCAAAAGACCAAGAAGAGGAAATGCTCCGCGAAATTATCGATGAAGCCTTGTCAGCACCAAGTATAAGTATTCATAAATTAAGAGAAGATACCGCGATTATGATGAGTTGTAAAAAATCAATTAAAGCAAATCACTATTTAACTATGCAAGATATGGAAGCACTTCTTGATACACTTAGAGAAGCAAGCGATCCATTCACTTGTCCTCATGGTCGCCCAGTTATTATTCAATATTCAACTTACGAACTGGAAAAAATGTTTAAACGTGTCATGTAG
- a CDS encoding glycerol-3-phosphate responsive antiterminator gives MELPFSGQSIIPAAHNQKDMEKILELDLTYMVMLETHVAQLKALVKYAQAGGKKVLLHADLVNGLKNDDYAIDFLCKEIRPDGIISTRGNAIMKAKQHKMLAIQRLFMIDSSAYNKGVALIQKVQPDCIELLPGIIPEQVQKMTQKLHIPVIAGGLIETTQQVDQVIASGAIAVTTSNKYLW, from the coding sequence TTGGAGTTACCATTTTCTGGTCAATCAATCATCCCAGCTGCACATAATCAAAAAGACATGGAAAAGATATTAGAACTTGATTTGACTTATATGGTGATGCTCGAGACTCATGTTGCTCAGCTTAAAGCTTTAGTAAAATATGCACAAGCTGGCGGGAAAAAAGTTTTGCTACATGCTGATTTAGTCAATGGTTTAAAAAATGATGACTATGCAATTGACTTTTTATGTAAAGAAATTCGCCCAGATGGCATTATTTCTACAAGAGGAAATGCGATTATGAAAGCAAAACAACATAAAATGCTTGCCATTCAGCGTTTATTTATGATAGATTCTAGCGCTTATAACAAAGGAGTGGCTTTAATTCAGAAGGTCCAACCTGATTGCATTGAACTTTTACCCGGCATCATTCCAGAACAAGTACAAAAGATGACCCAAAAGCTTCACATTCCAGTGATTGCGGGAGGATTAATCGAAACAACACAACAAGTGGATCAAGTAATTGCTAGTGGTGCAATTGCTGTTACCACATCGAATAAATATTTATGGTGA